The Sesamum indicum cultivar Zhongzhi No. 13 linkage group LG1, S_indicum_v1.0, whole genome shotgun sequence genome includes a window with the following:
- the LOC105159018 gene encoding uncharacterized protein LOC105159018 — protein MESIITGRITGLEMLEIGPCKDGYEMGFLIGQRFSRQINSRLSKDLILRNQLLPFARSPRSHTLLKSLSENNKRRYPNYWDELQGTAQGSDVPFLEVLSNLMVRAERSTAEMEVDVLQIMLLNFRKEILPFIPKAEQSSSIDTNDDCSDILVVSDSMAVAAHNEDANVALVGHTYLIKRNLPNGSSFTAYTYAGELPSCAFGFNSHGLAFTLNSVPPSKHEIDAGAIGRNFICRDLLEAQSIDDALTRIHSSEASVGHSYNLIDTKTRRILNVETASRNQLKTRV, from the exons ATGGAAAGCATCATTACCGGGAGAATCACAGGGCTGGAGATGTTGGAAATAGGGCCTTGTAAAGATGGCTACGAGATGGGATTCTTGATAGGACAGAGATTCTCCAGACAGATAAACAGCAGGCTGTCTAAAGACCTCATTCTGCGAAACCAGCTCCTCCCCTTTGCTCGCTCACCCCGCTCACACACCCTCCTCAAATCTCTATCTGAAAACAACAAGAGAAGGTATCCCAACTACTGGGATGAGCTCCAAGGAACTGCCCAAGGCAGCGATGTCCCGTTTCTCGAGGTATTAAGTAACTTGATGGTTAGAGCAGAACg TAGTACTGCTGAAATGGAGGTCGACGTTTTGCAGATAATGCTACTGAATTTCAGGAAAGAGATACTTCCATTCATTCCCAAGGCAGAACAGAGTTCAAGCATTGATACTAATGATGATTGTTCGGACATTCTTGTGGTTAGTGACTCCATGGCTGTTGCAGCCCACAACGAGGATGCAAATGTTGCCCTGGTTGGCCATAC TTATCTGATTAAGAGAAACCTGCCAAATGGATCATCCTTCACTGCCTACACATATGCAGGGGAGCTACCGAGCTGTGCGTTTGGGTTCAATAGTCATGGACTG GCATTCACGCTGAACTCAGTTCCACCGTCTAAGCATGAGATCGATGCTGGAGCCATAGGAAGGAACTTTATCTGCCGGGACTTGCTTGAAGCACAAAGCATCGATGATGCCTTAACT AGGATTCATTCGTCGGAAGCTTCTGTAGGACACAGCTACAACCTTATCGACACTAAAACAAGGAGGATTTTGAACGTGGAAACGGCGTCAAGAAACC AACTGAAAACTCGTGTCTGA